In Anaerolineales bacterium, the following proteins share a genomic window:
- a CDS encoding ethanolamine ammonia-lyase subunit EutB: MLLRTKLHGKTYEFPDIRLLMGKANEEKSGDRLAGVGAETAAERVAAKWVLAEVPLWVMRENPAVPYDQDEVTRVIQDAVNPTIYDEIKDWTVGEFREWILADTTSTEMIYRISDGLTAEMVSAVTKLMSNLDLMLAAKKIPRTAYCNNLIGSPGTLLSRNQPNHPTDSPEGIRAEIYEGLSYGSGDSVIGINPVDDSYGSVARLLDMSYDVIKTWNIPTQNCLLAHVTTQMKCMQSGSPVGLVFQSIAGSQKGNDSFGISVGLLDEAYEMAKKYCFPKGPNFMYFETGQGSALSADAHNGWDQLTLEARNYGLAKRWHPYQVNTVVGFIGPEYLYDARQIQRAGLEDHFMGKLTGIPMGCDACYTNHARADQNAIENLAVMLTAAGCNYFMGVPMADDSMLSYQSTSYHDAPSLRQLFNLRPAPEFEKWLVDLGLMKDGVLTEKAGDPSFFLKR, translated from the coding sequence ATGCTTCTTCGTACAAAACTTCACGGCAAAACCTACGAATTCCCCGACATCCGCCTCCTGATGGGTAAAGCCAACGAGGAGAAATCTGGCGACCGTTTGGCGGGAGTCGGCGCGGAGACCGCCGCGGAGCGCGTCGCGGCGAAATGGGTGTTGGCAGAAGTCCCGTTGTGGGTGATGCGGGAAAATCCCGCCGTGCCGTATGACCAGGACGAAGTCACGCGCGTCATTCAGGATGCCGTCAACCCGACCATCTACGACGAGATCAAAGATTGGACGGTGGGGGAGTTCCGTGAATGGATCCTCGCCGACACCACGTCCACGGAGATGATCTATCGCATCTCGGACGGCTTGACCGCCGAGATGGTCTCTGCGGTCACGAAGTTGATGTCGAATCTCGACCTGATGCTCGCCGCAAAGAAAATTCCACGCACGGCGTATTGCAACAACCTGATCGGGTCGCCAGGAACGCTCCTATCGCGCAACCAACCCAACCATCCGACGGATTCGCCCGAAGGCATCCGCGCCGAGATTTACGAGGGGCTATCCTACGGCTCAGGCGATTCGGTCATCGGTATCAATCCTGTGGACGATTCATACGGCTCGGTGGCGCGCCTGCTCGACATGAGTTACGACGTCATCAAGACGTGGAACATCCCCACGCAAAATTGTCTGCTGGCGCATGTCACCACGCAGATGAAATGTATGCAATCGGGTTCGCCTGTGGGACTCGTCTTCCAATCCATTGCGGGATCGCAAAAAGGCAACGACTCGTTCGGCATCTCGGTCGGTCTGCTCGACGAGGCGTACGAGATGGCGAAAAAATATTGCTTCCCCAAAGGTCCGAACTTCATGTACTTTGAAACGGGTCAAGGCTCCGCCCTCTCCGCCGACGCGCACAACGGCTGGGATCAACTCACGCTCGAAGCGCGCAACTACGGGCTCGCCAAACGCTGGCATCCGTATCAAGTCAACACGGTGGTCGGCTTCATCGGTCCCGAATATCTCTACGATGCTCGCCAGATCCAACGCGCTGGACTCGAAGATCATTTCATGGGCAAACTCACGGGCATCCCGATGGGTTGCGACGCGTGCTACACCAATCACGCCCGCGCCGACCAGAACGCCATCGAGAATCTCGCCGTCATGCTCACTGCGGCAGGCTGTAATTATTTCATGGGCGTGCCGATGGCAGACGACTCGATGCTCTCGTATCAGTCCACGTCGTATCACGATGCGCCCTCGCTCCGTCAACTGTTCAACCTCCGCCCTGCGCCCGAATTCGAAAAATGGCTGGTTGACCTCGGCTTGATGAAAGACGGCGTGCTGACAGAGAAAGCTGGAGATCCTTCGTTCTTCCTCAAACGTTAA
- the eutC gene encoding ethanolamine ammonia-lyase subunit EutC has translation MNDTQLNEIVDAIVRELKASGAVTKTPASSSGTPASPSSTLVASPAVPAQPRANYQLPITNLSIDLPDPTLDEHRYKMRVKNPKDANGVKAMIATTTSRIGVGRAGPRYNTASLLLFQGDHAVTQDALYRDVDQKLLDEFNLFTVQTKISGGKQEYLLRPDLGRQLNDDAKRIVNEKCQKNVNIQLCVGDGLSAAAIEANLRQIFPVIKQGAQAAGLTFGTPFFIKYARVGVLNDIGEIIKPDVVILLIGERPGLGRAESMSAYMAYKPKTGDSDADRDVVCNIFENGGTNPLEGGAFVIQIAQKMMKHKASGVKLKTAT, from the coding sequence ATGAACGACACCCAACTCAACGAAATCGTGGACGCAATCGTCCGTGAACTCAAAGCATCTGGCGCGGTGACGAAAACCCCCGCTTCCTCCTCAGGGACGCCTGCCTCGCCCTCGTCGACTCTTGTCGCGTCCCCAGCCGTCCCCGCCCAACCCCGCGCCAATTACCAATTACCAATTACTAATCTCTCGATTGACCTCCCCGACCCCACCCTCGACGAACACCGCTACAAAATGCGCGTCAAGAATCCCAAAGACGCCAACGGCGTAAAAGCGATGATCGCCACCACCACTTCTCGCATCGGCGTGGGACGCGCAGGTCCACGATACAACACAGCCTCGTTGTTATTATTCCAAGGCGACCACGCGGTAACGCAAGACGCCCTCTACCGCGACGTTGACCAGAAACTACTCGACGAATTCAACCTCTTCACAGTCCAGACGAAAATCAGTGGTGGCAAGCAAGAATATCTCCTCCGCCCCGACCTCGGACGTCAACTCAACGACGACGCCAAGCGAATCGTCAACGAGAAATGCCAGAAGAACGTCAACATCCAACTCTGCGTCGGCGACGGACTCTCCGCTGCGGCAATCGAAGCGAATCTGCGACAGATCTTCCCCGTCATCAAGCAGGGAGCGCAAGCCGCAGGGCTGACGTTCGGTACTCCGTTCTTCATCAAATACGCCCGCGTTGGTGTGCTGAACGACATCGGCGAGATCATCAAGCCCGACGTGGTCATCCTGCTCATCGGCGAACGCCCTGGGCTGGGACGCGCCGAGTCCATGAGCGCGTACATGGCATACAAGCCCAAAACAGGCGACAGCGACGCCGACCGCGACGTGGTCTGCAACATCTTCGAGAACGGCGGCACCAATCCGCTTGAAGGCGGCGCGTTTGTGATACAAATAGCCCAGAAGATGATGAAGCATAAGGCTTCTGGAGTGAAGTTGAAGACGGCAACGTGA
- a CDS encoding EutN/CcmL family microcompartment protein: protein MKIALVIGSTISTIKDEVIRGRKLLIVRDADTAGKPTGEPYIAVDTVSAGTGDLVMVTDGSSARYTNQTTNAPVDAVIVGVIDSLELGGKVSYRKE from the coding sequence ATGAAGATTGCGCTCGTCATCGGTTCGACCATTTCAACCATCAAGGATGAAGTGATACGGGGGCGGAAACTGCTCATTGTTCGGGATGCGGATACAGCGGGCAAGCCGACGGGCGAGCCGTATATCGCCGTGGACACGGTCAGCGCAGGGACGGGGGACCTGGTGATGGTGACCGACGGTTCATCGGCTCGTTATACCAACCAAACCACCAACGCGCCCGTGGACGCGGTGATCGTCGGTGTGATCGATTCGCTGGAGTTGGGGGGAAAGGTATCTTATCGGAAAGAATGA
- a CDS encoding ethanolamine ammonia-lyase reactivating factor EutA has protein sequence MADSRDLLSVGVDVGTTTTQIVFSRLNLQDVSRPGQIPRINITDRKVIYQSPIVFTPLTDSETIDADKLNQLVRSEYSSAGVDPSQVETGAVIITGETAKKKNADEILRALSGLAGEFVVSVAGPNVESLIAGKGAGAALYSQTNFATVTNVDIGGGSANSATFSSGELIGAAAMNYGGRILEIEHATGKVRHIAEPAKHILKDCNLELVIGNLPSLEELRRFTDRMADMTVELIEGTNSPLAQKIYLTPPVGESGKGSVLMFSGGIGHYYYNPIPINTVSDATIHGDVGPLLAESLRKNATLNSYSVAQPAETVRATVLGASTQTVTLSGSTIWAEKEILPLKNVPVIRPAITVAGRVAEGISRPEGISPTSISNAISDAVTRWDVNLATDPFAIALELEKSLDYQSLTQLASGLNDFASTMPSDRPLIAIIERDYAQALGQTVKGLAPNRSLLVIDQVGLSEGDYIDIGTPLMDGRVVPLSVKTLIFYH, from the coding sequence ATGGCAGACTCCCGCGACCTCCTCTCCGTCGGCGTAGACGTTGGCACGACCACGACTCAGATCGTCTTTTCACGCCTCAATTTGCAGGATGTGTCGCGACCAGGACAAATTCCGAGAATCAACATCACTGATCGCAAGGTGATCTATCAAAGCCCGATCGTTTTCACCCCGTTGACCGACTCGGAAACGATCGATGCCGATAAGCTGAATCAACTTGTGCGAAGCGAGTATTCGTCTGCTGGCGTTGACCCGAGTCAGGTCGAAACAGGCGCGGTCATCATCACTGGCGAGACGGCAAAGAAAAAGAACGCGGATGAAATCCTGCGGGCGTTGTCGGGATTGGCGGGCGAGTTCGTTGTCAGCGTGGCGGGACCGAACGTGGAGAGTTTGATCGCAGGGAAAGGCGCGGGCGCGGCGTTGTATTCACAGACGAATTTTGCGACCGTCACAAACGTGGACATCGGCGGCGGAAGCGCCAACAGCGCTACCTTCAGCAGCGGAGAATTGATCGGCGCGGCAGCGATGAACTACGGCGGACGAATTTTGGAGATCGAGCACGCGACAGGCAAGGTGAGGCATATTGCTGAACCTGCAAAGCACATCTTGAAAGACTGTAATTTGGAATTGGTAATTGGTAATTTGCCATCGCTTGAGGAGTTGCGTCGTTTTACGGATCGTATGGCAGATATGACCGTTGAACTCATCGAAGGGACGAACTCGCCGCTGGCTCAAAAGATTTATCTCACGCCGCCTGTGGGTGAGTCGGGTAAAGGCTCGGTGTTGATGTTCTCGGGTGGGATCGGACATTATTATTACAATCCGATTCCGATCAACACGGTGAGCGACGCGACGATTCATGGTGACGTCGGTCCGTTGTTGGCGGAATCGCTCCGCAAAAATGCGACGTTGAACTCGTATTCGGTCGCTCAACCCGCTGAGACCGTCCGCGCGACGGTGCTTGGAGCCAGCACACAGACGGTGACATTGTCTGGTTCGACGATCTGGGCAGAGAAGGAAATCTTGCCGTTGAAGAATGTGCCTGTGATTAGACCTGCAATTACAGTCGCTGGTCGAGTAGCCGAAGGCATATCGAGACCAGAGGGCATCAGCCCTACATCAATTTCTAACGCAATTTCCGATGCCGTCACCCGCTGGGACGTAAATCTCGCCACCGACCCGTTTGCGATTGCACTCGAACTCGAAAAATCGCTCGACTATCAATCGCTGACCCAACTCGCCAGCGGACTGAATGACTTCGCAAGCACAATGCCCAGTGACCGTCCTCTGATCGCCATCATCGAACGCGACTATGCCCAGGCGCTAGGTCAAACCGTGAAGGGACTCGCTCCCAACCGTTCGCTCCTCGTCATTGACCAGGTTGGCTTATCCGAAGGCGATTACATTGACATCGGTACGCCGTTGATGGATGGACGTGTAGTTCCGTTGAGTGTGAAGACGTTGATTTTTTATCATTAG